From a single Plectropomus leopardus isolate mb unplaced genomic scaffold, YSFRI_Pleo_2.0 unplaced_scaffold3838, whole genome shotgun sequence genomic region:
- the LOC121938951 gene encoding intestinal mucin-like protein: MKPIGSGVCLTMICSYICELQNKTAPCPTTTTTMPTTTPKPPICPDWAVEQNETFIICNCTMAKCIENNTVVIVPYECPPLKNITCANGLQPVLVSDKYGCCKHYACDCVCEGWGDPHYITFDGLYYSYQGNCTYILMEEIQPRHYLSIYIDNVFCDPVEDVSCPRSIIISYNSEVITLINHNLLGAVELEALKNGQRLKLPYSQNNVKVLDSGMNLVFEIPRLGVVITFGITGFRVFLPNQNFGSNTQGHCGTCTNNRDDDCMLPGGRLVKSCAVMADYWPARHIYQPNCHMPSVLPTDIPEPPPTLTPCKPDSICHLLRSSLFAACHPFVSPENFYQGCVFDSCHVSNPAVECTSLQTYAAACAQAGVCLHWRNHTTQCESDCLSNKVYKPCGPAEQPTCEDNPNEPTMNFTTEGCFCPDGMKLFNKESGICVDKCGCLDPEGNPREFNEKFEYKCQNCICLEATKTVTCQPKTCPIPPIISCTGDGFILVNETDPADSCCYTFVCQCHSNICPPIDKKCGAGYESEDRVPEGRCCPERTCVAKKVCVHKEIEYLPGSPVPGPECQECFCTREVDPETSLFKIRCDFVKCDENCDLGYEYQEETDSDACCGKCVQTHCVASVNGTNKLLKPGDTWAPPENKCLHYTCIKIGNTLTTFNSHIVCPPFNPKNCQPGTIQTSADGCCKICVEKENGCKLVSMKKHITHNRCQSYSEVDVPYCEGSCNTYTMYSAAAAAMEHSCTCCRETRSSRRTIDLHCLNGDVVAFSYIHVEQCGCGKTACTKPAAPPARSRRSSKRG; this comes from the exons ATGAAACCAATTGGATCAGGTGTATGTCTCACAATGATATGCTCTTATATTTGTGAGCTTCAAAACAAGACTGCACCTTGCCCGACCACGACTACGACCATGCCTACAACTACACCCAAACCTCCTATATGTCCTGATTGGGCTGTAGAA CAAAATGAGACATTCATAATCTGCAACTGCACCATGGCCAAATGCATAGAGAACAACACAGTTGTAATAGTTCCATATGAATGTCCACCACTCAAGAACATCACTTGTGCTAATGGGCTGCAGCCAGTTCTTGTGTCGGATAAGTATGGCTGCTGCAAGCATTACGCTTGTGACT GTGTATGTGAAGGCTGGGGAGATCCTCATTACATCACATTTGATGGACTCTACTACAGTTATCAAGGAAACTGTACTTATATTTTGATGGAAGAGATTCAACCAAGACATTATTTGAGCATTTATATCGACAATGTCTTTTGTGATCCTGTTGAAGATGTTTCTTGTCCAAGATCAATAATTATATCATATAATTCAGAAGTTATCACACTCATCAATCACAACCTTCTTGGAGCTGTCGAGTTGGAG GCACTGAAAAACGGACAACGTCTGAAACTACCTTATTCACAAAACAATGTTAAGGTTTTGGATTCTGGCATGAACTTGGTTTTTGAGATCCCTCGTcttggcgtggtcattacatttggAATAACTGGCTTTAGGGTTTTCCTTCCGAATCAAAACTTTGGCAGTAACACACAGGGTCATTGTG GAACCTGCACTAACAACCGAGATGATGACTGCATGTTGCCTGGAGGCCGGCTGGTGAAGAGCTGTGCGGTGATGGCCGACTATTGGCCAGCTAGACACATTTACCAGCCCAACTGCCACATGCCATCTGTGCTGCCCACCGATATACCTGAACCTCCACCAACCTTAACTCCATGCAAGCCAGACTCCATATGTCACCTGCTTAGGAGCAG TCTCTTTGCAGCATGCCATCCCTTTGTCTCTCCTGAAAATTTCTACCAAGGTTGTGTTTTTGATAGCTGCCATGTTTCCAACCCAGCAGTTGAGTGCACAAGTTTGCAGACTTATGCGGCTGCTTGTGCTCAGGCTGGAGTTTGTCTGCACTGGAGGAACCACACAACACAGTGTG AAAGTGACTGCCTATCTAACAAAGTGTACAAGCCATGTGGTCCTGCTGAACAGCCAACCTGTGAAGACAA TCCAAATGAACCAACCATGAACTTCACCACTGAGGGCTGCTTTTGTCCAGATGGAATGAAACTCTTCAACAAAGAGTCTGGCATATGTGTTGATAAGTGTG gatGTCTTGATCCTGAGGGCAATCCTCGTGAG ttTAATGAGAAGTTTGAGTACAAATGCCAAAACTGCATCTGTCTGGAAGCCACCAAGACTGTGACATGCCAGCCGAAGACGTGCCCAATACCGCCTATAATAAGCTGTACTGGTGATGGGTTCATCCTTGTCAACGAAACGGATCCAGCAGACTCCTGCTGTTATACCTTTGTTTGCC AATGTCACAGCAACATTTGCCCACCCATTGACAAGAAGTGCGGGGCAGGATATGAGTCAGAGGACCGTGTTCCTGAGGGAAGATGCTGTCCAGAACGCACATGCG tggccaaaaaagtttGTGTTCACAAAGAAATTGAATACCTG CCTGGATCTCCAGTTCCTGGGCCTGAATGTCAGGAATGTTTCTGTACCCGGGAGGTGGATCCTGAAACTAGTCTATTTAAAATACGTTgtgattttgtgaaatgtgaCGAAAACTGTGACCTG GGATATGAATATCAGGAAGAGACTGATTCAGATGCATGTTGTGGGAAGTGTGTACAGACTCACTGTGTTGCCAGTGTTAATGGTACCAACAAGCTCTTGAAG CCTGGAGATACCTGGGCACCACCTGAGAATAAGTGTCTGCATTACACCTGCATTAAGATCGGAAACACTTTAACAACATTCAATTCTCACATTGTCTGCCCGCCGTTCAACCCCAAAAACTGCCAACCT GGCACTATTCAGACATCAGCAGATGGCTGCTGTAAAATTT GTGTTGAGAAGGAGAACGGCTGCAAGTTAGTCTCcatgaaaaaacacatcacgCACAATAGATGCCAGTCTTACAGTGAGGTGGATGTGCCATATTGTGAAGGATCCTGCAACACTTACACCAT gtactctgcagcagcagctgctatGGAGCATTCCTGCACCTGCTGTAGGGAGACACGCTCCAGCCGTCGCACCATTGACCTGCACTGCCTGAATGGAGATGTGGTTGCCTTCTCGTACATCCATGTGGAGCAATGTGGCTGCGGCAAAACAGCCTGCACCAAACCTGCTGCACCACCTGCTCGCAGCAGGCGAAGCTCCAAACGGGGTTGA